The following proteins come from a genomic window of Rutidosis leptorrhynchoides isolate AG116_Rl617_1_P2 chromosome 10, CSIRO_AGI_Rlap_v1, whole genome shotgun sequence:
- the LOC139872297 gene encoding thylakoid lumenal 16.5 kDa protein, chloroplastic: MAASFLFNPTTFLQSSSSSSSLTSQKHTVKRTSVCKPLCILPNYPPNISKRSLSISLTSLFILSLTGNTTNANAAILEADDDLELLEKVKQDRKKRIEKQTVLNSSNKDKEYLQDVIYKLSKVGQAIENNDLTSAGSVLGQTTDADWLKKANAALSQLSSSPEEKSQVDTFNLSLTFLYTSVTKNDIEASKSAFVDSATAFEKWTTLTGLVGQLKGL; encoded by the exons ATGGCTGCTAGTTTTCTTTTCAATCCAACCACATTccttcaatcatcatcatcatcatcttctttaacATCTCAGAAACACACAGTCAAGAGAACCAGTGTGTGTAAACCATTGTGTATATTACCAAATTACCCTCCAAATATCTCCAAGAGAAGCTTATCCATAAGCCTCACTTCCCTTTTTATCTTATCCTTAACTGGAAATACCACTAATGCAAATGCAGCCATTTTAGAAGCTGATGATGATTTGGAACTCTTGGAGAAAGTGAAACAAGATAGAAAAAAGAGGATTGAGAAGCAAACTGTTCTTAACTCATCTAACAAAGACAAGG AATATCTACAAGATGTTATTTACAAGCTTAGCAAAGTAGGGCAAGCCATAGAAAACAATGATCTGACTTCAGCTGGTTCAGTCCTTGGTCAAACCACTGATGCTGACTGGCTCAAGAAAGCCAATGCAGCCCTCTCACAG TTAAGTTCCAGTCCAGAGGAAAAGTCTCAAGTCGATACGTTCAACTTATCATTGACTTTTTTGTACACGTCAG TAACAAAGAATGACATAGAAGCTTCAAAATCAGCATTTGTGGACTCTGCCACTGCATTTGAGAAGTGGACTACATTAACTGGTTTAGTTGGACAACTTAAAGGTCTTTGA